The following are encoded in a window of Streptomyces sp. SAT1 genomic DNA:
- a CDS encoding ribonuclease J — MSHPHPELAPPPPLADGGLRVTPLGGLGEIGRNMTVFEYGGRLLIVDCGVLFPEEEQPGIDLILPDFTSIRDRLDDIEGIVLTHGHEDHIGGVPYLLREKPDIPLIGSKLTLALIEAKLQEHRIRPYTLEVAEGNRERIGPFDCEFVAVNHSIPDALAVAIRTPAGMVVHTGDFKMDQLPLDNRLTDLHAFARLSQEGIDLLLSDSTNAEVPGFTPHERDISGVLRQVFAGAGKRIIVASFASHVHRIQQILDAAHEYGRRVAFVGRSMVRNMGIARDLGYLKVPPGLVVDVRTLDDLPDHEVVLVCTGSQGEPMAALSRMANRDHQIRIVEGDTVILASSLIPGNENAVYRVINGLTRWGAHVVHKGNAKVHVSGHASAGELLYFYNICRPRNLMPVHGEWRHLRANAELGALTGVPHDRIVIAEDGVTVDLVGGKAKISGKVQAGYVYVDGLSVGDVGEPALKDRKILGDEGIISVFVVVDSTTGKVTAGPHVQARGSGIDDSAFGAVMPKITQALEKTAQEGVADSHQMQQLIRRTLGKWVSDTYRRRPMILPVVVEV; from the coding sequence TTGAGTCACCCGCATCCTGAACTCGCGCCGCCCCCGCCGCTCGCCGACGGTGGCCTCCGCGTCACCCCGCTCGGCGGTCTCGGTGAGATCGGCCGCAACATGACGGTCTTCGAGTACGGCGGACGCCTGCTGATCGTCGACTGCGGAGTGCTCTTCCCCGAGGAGGAGCAGCCCGGAATCGATCTGATCCTGCCGGACTTCACATCCATCCGGGACCGCCTCGACGACATCGAGGGCATCGTCCTCACCCACGGCCACGAGGACCACATCGGCGGCGTCCCCTATCTCCTGCGGGAGAAGCCGGACATCCCCCTGATCGGCTCCAAGCTGACCCTCGCGCTCATCGAGGCCAAGCTCCAGGAACACCGCATCCGGCCGTACACGCTGGAGGTCGCGGAGGGGAACCGGGAGCGCATCGGCCCCTTCGACTGCGAGTTCGTCGCGGTCAACCACTCCATCCCGGACGCGCTGGCCGTCGCCATCCGCACCCCGGCCGGCATGGTGGTCCACACCGGCGACTTCAAGATGGACCAGCTTCCGCTGGACAACCGCCTCACCGACCTGCACGCCTTCGCCCGGCTGAGCCAGGAGGGCATCGACCTCCTCCTCTCCGACTCGACGAACGCCGAGGTCCCCGGCTTCACGCCGCACGAGCGGGACATCTCCGGAGTGCTGCGCCAGGTCTTCGCCGGCGCCGGCAAGCGGATCATCGTGGCGAGCTTCGCCAGCCACGTCCACCGCATCCAGCAGATCCTGGACGCCGCCCACGAGTACGGCCGCCGGGTCGCCTTCGTCGGGCGCTCCATGGTCCGCAACATGGGCATCGCCCGGGACCTCGGCTATCTGAAGGTCCCGCCGGGCCTGGTCGTGGACGTCCGCACGCTGGACGACCTGCCCGACCACGAGGTGGTCCTCGTCTGCACCGGCTCCCAGGGCGAACCGATGGCGGCCCTGTCCCGCATGGCCAACCGGGACCACCAGATCCGTATCGTCGAGGGCGACACGGTGATCCTGGCGTCCTCCCTGATCCCCGGCAACGAGAACGCGGTCTACCGCGTCATCAACGGCCTGACCCGCTGGGGCGCCCACGTCGTGCACAAGGGCAACGCCAAGGTGCACGTCTCGGGGCACGCCTCGGCCGGTGAGCTGCTGTACTTCTACAACATCTGCCGCCCCCGGAACCTGATGCCGGTGCACGGCGAGTGGCGCCATCTGCGCGCCAACGCCGAACTGGGCGCGCTGACCGGTGTGCCGCACGACCGGATCGTCATCGCCGAGGACGGCGTGACCGTCGACCTCGTCGGTGGCAAGGCCAAGATCTCCGGCAAGGTCCAGGCCGGCTACGTGTACGTCGACGGCCTCTCGGTCGGCGACGTGGGTGAGCCCGCGCTGAAGGACCGCAAAATCCTCGGTGACGAGGGCATCATCTCGGTCTTCGTGGTGGTCGACTCCACCACGGGCAAGGTCACCGCGGGCCCGCACGTCCAGGCCCGCGGCTCGGGCATCGACGACTCCGCCTTCGGCGCGGTCATGCCCAAGATCACGCAGGCTCTGGAGAAGACCGCCCAGGAGGGCGTCGCCGACTCCCACCAGATGCAGCAGCTCATCCGCCGCACGCTGGGCAAGTGGGTCTCCGACACCTACCGGCGCAGGCCGATGATCCTCCCGGTGGTCGTGGAGGTCTGA
- the dapB gene encoding 4-hydroxy-tetrahydrodipicolinate reductase: MSKLRVAVLGAGGRIGSEAVRAVEAAEDMELVAALGRGDKLETLTESGAQVAVELTTPDSVMDNLDFCVDHGIHAVVGTTGWTDDRLARLRGRLDRSPETGVLIAPNFSIGAVLTMKFAQIAAPYFESVEVIELHHPGKVDAPSGTATRTAQLIAAARAEAGTAPAPDATATALDGARGADVDGVPVHAVRLRGLLAHQEVLLGGEGETLTVRHDSLHHSSFMPGILLGVRRVVTTPGLTFGLEHFLDLN, encoded by the coding sequence ATGAGCAAGCTGCGCGTGGCGGTCCTCGGTGCCGGGGGCCGGATCGGTTCCGAGGCCGTACGGGCCGTCGAGGCCGCCGAGGACATGGAGCTGGTCGCCGCCCTCGGCCGCGGGGACAAGCTGGAGACGCTCACCGAGAGCGGCGCCCAGGTCGCCGTCGAGCTGACCACCCCCGACTCGGTGATGGACAACCTCGACTTCTGCGTGGACCACGGCATCCACGCCGTCGTCGGCACCACCGGCTGGACCGACGACCGCCTCGCGCGGCTGCGCGGCCGGCTCGACCGGTCCCCGGAGACCGGTGTGCTCATCGCCCCGAACTTCTCCATCGGGGCCGTGCTCACCATGAAGTTCGCCCAGATCGCGGCGCCCTACTTCGAGTCCGTCGAGGTCATCGAGCTGCACCACCCGGGCAAGGTGGACGCCCCCAGCGGCACGGCCACGCGCACCGCCCAACTCATCGCCGCGGCCCGCGCCGAGGCCGGCACCGCCCCGGCGCCGGACGCCACGGCCACCGCCCTGGACGGCGCCCGCGGCGCGGACGTCGACGGTGTCCCCGTGCACGCCGTGCGGCTGCGCGGGCTCCTCGCCCACCAGGAGGTCCTGCTGGGCGGCGAGGGCGAGACGCTCACCGTCCGCCACGACTCGCTCCACCACAGCAGCTTCATGCCGGGCATCCTGCTCGGCGTGCGCCGCGTGGTGACCACTCCGGGCCTGACCTTCGGCCTGGAGCACTTCCTCGACCTGAACTGA
- the thyX gene encoding FAD-dependent thymidylate synthase has translation MTDTPADDQKPSFRSDVTVELVKHTASDADVLFAARVSTIGEQSLDELGKDPERSRGLINYLMRDRHGSPFEHNSMTFFVSAPIFVFREFMRHRVGWSYNEESGRYRTLQPVFYVPDESRKLVQQGRPGKYEFVEGTQAQQELVGRVMEDTYREAYASYQEMLAAGVAREVARAVLPVGLFSSMYATCNARSLMHFLGLRTQHELAKVPSFPQREIEMVGERMEAEWAKLMPLTYAAFNANGRVAP, from the coding sequence GTGACCGACACCCCCGCCGACGACCAGAAGCCCAGCTTCCGCAGCGATGTCACCGTCGAGCTGGTCAAGCACACCGCTTCGGACGCGGACGTGCTCTTCGCTGCCCGCGTCTCGACCATCGGCGAGCAGTCCCTCGACGAACTGGGCAAGGACCCCGAGCGCTCCCGGGGCCTGATCAACTACCTGATGCGGGACCGGCACGGCAGCCCCTTCGAGCACAACTCGATGACCTTCTTCGTCAGCGCCCCGATCTTCGTCTTCCGCGAGTTCATGCGGCACCGGGTCGGATGGTCCTACAACGAGGAATCCGGCCGCTACCGGACGCTCCAGCCGGTGTTCTACGTCCCCGACGAGTCCCGCAAGCTGGTCCAGCAGGGCCGGCCCGGCAAGTACGAGTTCGTCGAGGGCACCCAGGCCCAGCAGGAACTGGTCGGCCGGGTCATGGAGGACACCTACCGCGAGGCGTACGCCTCCTACCAGGAGATGCTGGCCGCCGGGGTCGCCCGCGAGGTCGCGCGGGCCGTCCTGCCGGTGGGGCTGTTCTCCTCCATGTACGCCACCTGCAACGCGCGCTCGCTGATGCACTTCCTGGGGCTGCGCACCCAGCACGAGCTGGCCAAGGTGCCGTCCTTCCCGCAGCGGGAGATCGAGATGGTCGGCGAGCGGATGGAGGCCGAGTGGGCGAAGCTCATGCCCCTGACGTACGCCGCGTTCAACGCGAACGGCCGGGTGGCCCCGTAG
- a CDS encoding M16 family metallopeptidase, with amino-acid sequence MTSRGFKATARTSSEARAVARTQTLIKGTAGIGTVRRTTLPGGLRVVTETLPSVRSATFGIWAHVGSRDETPSLNGATHYLEHLLFKGTDRRSALDISAALDAVGGEMNAFTAKEYTCYYARVLDTDLPLAIDVVCDMLTGSLIREEDVDVERGAILEEIAMTEDDPGDCVHDLFAHTMFGDNPLGRPVLGTVDTVNALTADRIRRFYKKHYDPTHLVVACAGNVDHAKVVRQVRAAFEKAGALANTGAEPIAPRDGRRALRTAGRVALQNRKTEQAHVVLGMPGLARTDERRWALGVLNTALGGGMSSRLFQEVREKRGLAYSVYSYTSGFADCGLFGVYAGCRPSQVHDVLRICRDELDHVAEHGLSDDEIDRAIGQLRGSTVLGLEDTGALMNRIGKSELCWGEHLSVDDMLARMAAVTPEEVREVARDILGQRPSLSVIGPLKDKQAARLHDAVA; translated from the coding sequence GTGACGTCCCGTGGCTTCAAGGCGACGGCCCGCACCTCCTCGGAGGCGCGGGCCGTCGCCCGTACCCAAACCCTGATCAAGGGCACCGCCGGCATCGGCACCGTCCGCAGGACCACCCTCCCCGGCGGCCTGCGCGTCGTCACCGAGACCCTGCCCTCCGTGCGCTCGGCCACCTTCGGCATCTGGGCGCACGTCGGCTCCCGCGACGAGACCCCCTCGCTGAACGGCGCCACCCACTACCTGGAGCACCTGCTCTTCAAGGGCACCGACCGCCGCTCCGCCCTGGACATCTCCGCCGCCCTCGACGCCGTCGGCGGCGAGATGAACGCGTTCACGGCGAAGGAGTACACGTGCTACTACGCACGCGTGCTCGACACCGACCTGCCGCTCGCCATCGACGTGGTCTGCGACATGCTCACCGGTTCGCTGATCCGCGAGGAGGACGTCGACGTCGAACGCGGCGCCATCCTCGAAGAGATCGCCATGACCGAGGACGACCCCGGCGACTGCGTGCACGACCTGTTCGCGCACACCATGTTCGGCGACAACCCGCTGGGCCGCCCGGTCCTCGGCACCGTCGACACGGTCAACGCCCTCACCGCCGACCGCATCCGCCGCTTCTACAAGAAGCACTACGACCCGACCCACCTCGTGGTCGCCTGCGCCGGCAACGTCGACCACGCCAAGGTCGTACGCCAGGTCCGCGCCGCCTTCGAGAAGGCCGGCGCCCTCGCGAACACCGGGGCCGAGCCGATCGCCCCGCGCGACGGCCGCCGCGCGCTGCGCACCGCGGGCCGCGTCGCACTCCAGAACAGGAAGACGGAACAGGCCCACGTGGTGCTCGGCATGCCGGGCCTGGCCCGCACCGACGAGCGCCGCTGGGCCCTCGGCGTCCTCAACACCGCCCTCGGCGGCGGCATGTCCTCCCGCCTCTTCCAGGAGGTCCGCGAGAAGCGCGGCCTGGCCTACAGCGTGTACTCCTACACCTCGGGCTTCGCCGACTGCGGCCTCTTCGGCGTCTACGCCGGCTGCCGGCCCAGCCAGGTGCACGACGTGCTGCGCATCTGCCGCGACGAGCTCGACCACGTCGCCGAGCACGGCCTGTCCGACGACGAGATCGACCGCGCCATCGGCCAGCTCCGGGGCTCCACCGTCCTCGGCCTCGAGGACACCGGCGCGCTGATGAACCGCATCGGCAAGAGCGAGCTGTGCTGGGGCGAGCACCTCTCCGTCGACGACATGCTGGCCAGGATGGCCGCGGTCACCCCCGAGGAGGTCCGCGAGGTCGCCCGCGACATCCTGGGACAGCGCCCGTCCCTGTCGGTCATCGGCCCGCTCAAGGACAAGCAGGCCGCCCGCCTGCACGACGCGGTCGCCTGA
- the dapA gene encoding 4-hydroxy-tetrahydrodipicolinate synthase, producing the protein MAPTSTPQTPFGRVLTAMVTPFTADGALDLDGAQRLAAHLVDAGNDGLVVNGTTGESPTTSDAEKSELVRAVVAAVGDRAHVVAGVGTNDTHHSVELARAAEQAGAHGLLTVTPYYNKPPQEGLYRHFTAIADATGLPVMLYDIPGRSGVPINTETLVRLAEHPRIVANKDAKGDLGRASWAIARSGLAWYSGDDMLNLPLLSVGAVGFVSVVGHLVTPELRTLVDAYTSGDVQKATEIHQKLLPVYTGMFRTQGVMTTKAALALQGLPGGPLRLPMVELTSEETEQLKIDLAAGGVQL; encoded by the coding sequence ATGGCTCCGACCTCGACTCCGCAGACCCCCTTCGGGCGGGTCCTCACCGCCATGGTCACGCCCTTCACGGCGGACGGCGCACTCGACCTCGACGGCGCGCAGCGGCTCGCCGCCCACCTGGTGGACGCAGGCAACGACGGCCTGGTCGTCAACGGCACCACCGGCGAGTCCCCCACCACCAGCGATGCGGAGAAATCGGAGCTGGTACGCGCGGTCGTGGCCGCCGTCGGAGACCGCGCCCACGTCGTGGCCGGCGTCGGCACCAACGACACCCACCACAGCGTCGAGCTGGCCCGCGCCGCCGAGCAGGCCGGCGCGCACGGCCTGCTCACCGTCACGCCGTACTACAACAAGCCCCCGCAGGAGGGCCTGTACCGGCACTTCACGGCGATCGCCGACGCGACCGGCCTGCCCGTCATGCTCTACGACATCCCCGGCCGCAGCGGGGTCCCCATCAACACGGAGACCCTGGTCCGCCTCGCCGAGCACCCGAGGATCGTCGCCAACAAGGACGCCAAGGGCGACCTCGGCCGCGCGAGCTGGGCCATCGCCCGCTCCGGGCTCGCCTGGTACTCCGGCGACGACATGCTGAACCTGCCGCTGCTCTCGGTCGGCGCGGTCGGCTTCGTCTCGGTCGTCGGCCACCTCGTCACCCCCGAGCTGCGCACCCTCGTCGACGCGTACACCTCCGGCGACGTCCAGAAGGCCACCGAGATCCACCAGAAGCTGCTGCCGGTCTACACCGGCATGTTCCGCACCCAGGGCGTCATGACCACCAAGGCCGCGCTCGCCCTCCAGGGCCTGCCCGGCGGGCCGCTGCGGCTGCCCATGGTCGAGCTGACGTCCGAAGAGACCGAGCAGCTCAAGATCGATCTTGCCGCCGGCGGGGTACAGCTCTGA
- a CDS encoding polyribonucleotide nucleotidyltransferase, translating into MENETHYAEAVIDNGSFGTRTIRFETGRLAKQAAGSAVAYLDDDTMVLSATTASKNPKDQLDFFPLTVDVEERMYAAGKIPGSFFRREGRPSEDAILTCRLIDRPLRPSFRKGLRNEIQVVCTVMALNPDHLYDVVAINAASASTQLAGLPFSGPIGGVRVALINGQWVAFPTHTELEDAVFDMVVAGRVLEDGDVAIMMVEAEATEKTIQLVKGGSEAPTEEVVAAGLEAAKPFIKVLCKAQSDLAAKAAKPTGEFPIFLDYQDDVLEALTAAVRPELAQALTIAGKQEREAELDRVKGLAAEKLLPEFEGREKEISAAYRSLTKTLVRERVIKEKKRIDGRGVTDIRTLAAEVEAIPRVHGSALFERGETQILGVTTLNMLRMEQQLDTLSPVTRKRYMHNYNFPPYSTGETGRVGSPKRREIGHGALAERALVPVLPTREEFPYAIRQVSEALGSNGSTSMGSVCASTMSLLNAGVPLKAPVAGIAMGLISQEIEGETHYVTLTDILGAEDAFGDMDFKVAGTKEFVTALQLDTKLDGIPASVLAAALKQARDARLHILDVMMEAIDTPDEMSPNAPRIITVKIPVDKIGEVIGPKGKMINQIQEDTGAEITIEDDGTIYIGAADGPAAEAARTTINSIANPTMPEVGERYLGTVVKTTTFGAFVSLMPGKDGLLHISQIRKLAGGKRVENVEDVLGVGQKVQVEIAEIDSRGKLSLIPVIEGEETASDSGSAAGSEQKDDAAK; encoded by the coding sequence GTGGAGAACGAGACCCACTACGCCGAAGCCGTCATCGACAACGGTTCCTTCGGCACCCGCACCATCCGCTTCGAGACGGGCCGCCTGGCCAAGCAGGCCGCCGGTTCCGCCGTGGCGTACCTGGACGACGACACCATGGTGCTGTCGGCCACCACCGCCTCGAAGAACCCCAAGGACCAGCTCGACTTCTTCCCCCTCACGGTGGACGTCGAGGAGCGGATGTACGCGGCCGGCAAGATCCCCGGCAGCTTCTTCCGCCGGGAGGGCCGCCCCTCCGAGGACGCGATCCTCACCTGCCGCCTGATCGACCGCCCGCTGCGCCCGTCCTTCCGCAAGGGCCTGCGCAACGAGATCCAGGTCGTCTGCACCGTCATGGCGCTCAACCCCGACCACCTGTACGACGTCGTGGCGATCAACGCCGCCTCCGCGTCCACGCAGCTGGCCGGTCTGCCCTTCTCCGGCCCGATCGGCGGCGTCCGCGTCGCGCTGATCAACGGCCAGTGGGTCGCGTTCCCGACCCACACCGAGCTGGAGGACGCCGTCTTCGACATGGTCGTCGCCGGCCGTGTCCTGGAGGACGGCGACGTCGCGATCATGATGGTCGAGGCCGAGGCCACCGAGAAGACCATCCAGCTGGTCAAGGGCGGCTCCGAGGCCCCCACCGAGGAGGTCGTCGCCGCCGGTCTCGAGGCCGCGAAGCCCTTCATCAAGGTGCTGTGCAAGGCCCAGTCCGACCTCGCCGCCAAGGCCGCCAAGCCGACCGGCGAGTTCCCGATCTTCCTCGACTACCAGGACGACGTCCTGGAGGCGCTGACCGCCGCGGTCCGCCCCGAGCTGGCCCAGGCGCTCACCATCGCCGGCAAGCAGGAGCGCGAGGCCGAGCTGGACCGCGTCAAGGGTCTGGCCGCCGAGAAGCTGCTGCCCGAGTTCGAGGGCCGCGAGAAGGAGATCTCCGCCGCGTACCGCTCGCTGACCAAGACCCTGGTCCGCGAGCGCGTCATCAAGGAGAAGAAGCGCATCGACGGCCGCGGCGTCACGGACATCCGTACGCTGGCCGCCGAGGTCGAGGCCATCCCGCGGGTGCACGGCTCCGCGCTGTTCGAGCGTGGCGAGACCCAGATCCTGGGCGTCACCACCCTCAACATGCTCCGCATGGAGCAGCAGCTGGACACCCTCTCCCCGGTGACCCGCAAGCGCTACATGCACAACTACAACTTCCCGCCGTACTCCACCGGTGAGACCGGCCGCGTGGGCTCGCCCAAGCGCCGCGAGATCGGCCACGGCGCCCTCGCCGAGCGCGCGCTCGTGCCGGTGCTGCCCACCCGCGAGGAGTTCCCCTACGCGATCCGCCAGGTGTCCGAGGCCCTCGGCTCCAACGGCTCGACGTCCATGGGCTCGGTCTGCGCCTCCACCATGTCCCTGCTGAACGCCGGTGTGCCCCTCAAGGCCCCGGTCGCCGGCATCGCCATGGGCCTGATCTCCCAGGAGATCGAGGGCGAGACGCACTACGTCACCCTCACCGACATCCTCGGTGCGGAGGACGCCTTCGGCGACATGGACTTCAAGGTCGCCGGCACCAAGGAGTTCGTCACCGCCCTCCAGCTCGACACCAAGCTGGACGGCATCCCGGCCTCCGTCCTGGCCGCCGCCCTCAAGCAGGCCCGTGACGCGCGCCTCCACATCCTCGACGTGATGATGGAAGCGATCGACACGCCGGACGAGATGTCCCCCAACGCGCCGCGGATCATCACCGTGAAGATCCCGGTCGACAAGATCGGCGAGGTCATCGGCCCCAAGGGCAAGATGATCAACCAGATCCAGGAGGACACCGGCGCCGAGATCACCATCGAGGACGACGGCACCATCTACATCGGTGCCGCCGACGGCCCGGCCGCCGAGGCCGCCCGCACCACGATCAACAGCATCGCCAACCCGACGATGCCCGAGGTCGGCGAGCGCTACCTGGGCACGGTCGTGAAGACGACCACCTTCGGCGCCTTCGTCTCGCTGATGCCCGGCAAGGACGGACTGCTGCACATCTCGCAGATCCGCAAGCTGGCCGGCGGCAAGCGCGTGGAGAACGTCGAGGACGTCCTCGGCGTGGGCCAGAAGGTCCAGGTCGAGATCGCCGAGATCGACTCCCGCGGCAAGCTCTCCCTGATCCCCGTGATCGAGGGCGAAGAGACCGCGTCCGACAGCGGCTCCGCCGCGGGCTCGGAGCAGAAGGACGACGCCGCCAAGTGA